In Lycium ferocissimum isolate CSIRO_LF1 chromosome 7, AGI_CSIRO_Lferr_CH_V1, whole genome shotgun sequence, the sequence TCACAGAAACTCGATGGAACGACGACAAGCTCGACACGACCGGTCCATTCCTCTCCTGGCTTCAATGTGATGGGTTTCTCTATTGATGCTCCATCAACACAAAGCATCTGCTTATACTCCTCGTCGCCAAAATCGGCCATTGCTTTGGCTTTCTTCTCCCATGGATTCCACACCACTGTGAAAAGACATAAAAATAGATGCCAAAAGGTTTTAGCTATACAAATTAGAGTTGGTAAGATCTTTCATGCTTCTTTGGCAACTTCTACCATCATGCATTAATGCACCAAAAGTTTCTATAACACTACAAAATATCTTGTCAATGTCTGAAGCCCTTGTAATGATGCTACATTCCTTGCATAGTTATTGCCAATGGAGGAAGTACCCCTCTCGAGATTACAGATATTATCAGGTCTGTTAAGAGAATAGTGCATGACTCGAGATACAAAAGTAAATCATGGTAAAAATATGCCTTAAGGGTACAGCGGGTGGGTGTTAGTGGATACTTCCAATTGAGGACATTTTCCGCCTCCATGTTAAATTGACGAGACTTACCAGTATCTGGCAATCCTTCCTTCCTAATCAGGTATGTTCGTTTCCTTTCATGATCAAGAACAGCAATGCGATTTGGAGAACTAAGGTATACACGGTCAATCTGTAAGAAAATGAATACTTCTTAATCCTACAATAAAAGGAACACCTTACATTTGAAAGAAGGATCAATCAATAAAGGTAGAAATAATGCCGTCAGAAGAGGTGAACACTGAGGATCTCAACTTCTTCCAAATAAAATTCAGAAACAACAAAAGATGTTAAGATTCAAAAAAGTGAAAAGGAGCAAACAGATTAAGAGACCGAGGTATGCATGCAAATCGGGACTTCTATCATGCTTTACCAAATTAGATGTAAATCACAaagacaagaaaaatcaagTAGTTATCAACAAATACAGCTAGAACAAATTAAAAATGTTTAACAGGTCAGAATTAATATACTTACATCAAGAAAGAGTCTCTCTATTTGGGGACAATTCTTCACAAAGAAAAGAATATCCATGGGTTGACAAAGCTCAATCCAAGTCATTGAAGTTCCTTCAAATTCTAAAGATAGTACTCCATATCTCTGTATTCAGAATCCACATATTTAGAGGAAAGCccctaaattaaattaaaaaaaaatttactccctcagtgtatataagttaaataggCGAAGTACTATTATTTTACCTCAAGAAGAGTATGGTTAAATGAGAGTCTGAACATTTTTCAATGCTTCCGTCAAATCATCCCTTTCACTTAATGTTGAAGCCCTTTTGTGGCACCAAAATCCAAGATCACATCTCTTAATCTTATGACCATTGGCTCAAAaaacttgattttgttaatctCACCACTCTAATGAAATGTGCTAAGACTTGGAGTATCAATAGTGACCAAAATTATGTCACTACAATGCCTAATCGAAAGAGTTCTAAACTTATTCGAACCTTTAATTGTAAGTTCACCAATAAAAGAACAACCCTCTAAAGTCAAATATTCAAGGACCACACAACTTGAAAACAACCTTTTGATAAAATAAGGTGGGACGCGAACTTTAGTTAGACTAAGATTTCAAGAGTCGTAAACCTTTTAATTTTGGCGATAGATATAAGTCACAACAGATCAATTTTAGAACACAGAGGGTTTCAACATCGATGAAACCATAATGCAGCTAATTTTAAACTTATAAGCAACCTGCATTCTGGTTTCATTGACGTTGAAACTCTCCATGTTCTAATATTGATCTGTTGTGACTTATATCTGTCGCCAAAATTAAAAggtttacgatttttgaaatcTTAGTCTAACTAAAGTTCGCGTCCCACCTTATTTTATCAAAAGGCTGTTTTCAAGTTGTGTGGTTCTTGAATATTTGACTTTAGAGGGTTGTTCTTTTATTGGTGAACTTACAATTAAAGGTTCGAATAAGTTTAGAACTCTTTCGATTAGGCGTTGTAGTGACATAATTTTGGTCACTATTGATACTCCAAGTCTTAGCACATTTCATTAGAGTGGTGagattaacaaaatcaagtttTTTGATCCGATGGTCATAAGATTAAGAGATGTGATTTTGGATTTTGGTGCCACAAAAGGGCTTCAACATATAAGTGAAAGGGATGATTTGATGGAAGCATTGAGAAATGTTCAGACTCTCATTTAACCATACTCTTCTTGAGGTAAAATAATAGTACTTCGCCTATTtagtttatttaacttatatacactgaggaagtaaatattttttttatttaatttaggGACTTTCACCTAAATATGTGGATTTTGAATACAGAGATATGGAGTACTATCTTCAGAATTTGAAGGAACTTATTAATCCGACTGACGTGGTTACATAAAGCACAAAAAAAGATCACCTCTTGTCTTTCTCAGGGCTCATTATAAGGGGTCCAAGATTGTGATAGGGTTGTATATAGAGTCACTCTTGAAGATATCTTAATAATGCCACCATGAAATTCATGATATTTCATCTGTCATCTATAACCACATAGTTTTGAGACGATGTAGCTTGATTGATAAATATACCTCAGATTCAAAAGTTATGGCATCTCCTTGTTCTGTAAAGCGTTCTTTCTGGCACAGATTGTCTAGATAGTCCAGTGTTTCTAAACCTTCGATCCTTATTTCACTGTGGATAAGATTCATGTAATAGTCTAAGATATTGGAAAGAACAGAAATCATCAAATTATTGTGCAATCACGATATAAAACAAAATGGCTTTTTCTTCTCTGAAATTCGAACAGCTACAATATTTCCGCCGAAAAGAAGTACAAAGACGTTGGGAAGTGATAAACTCATAAAAAGGGAGTAACATACCTTATGTCGGAAACAGAGAAATATGTGTGATAAGCAAAAGAGAAGCTGAATTGTTTGCCGTTGATGTTTCTAATACGAGATATCAAGGACAAACTTCCATCTGATGCCAGCGTAACCCGAAGACGAAACTCAAAACTAGAAAGTAATAATGAAGAGACTCATCAGCAACTTCGAAAGCTATAACTGTAAGAAACCAAGTAAACATAGAAGTGACTTTTGACATGAAATACAGTCAAAAGTTGTCTTTCATTTTTAGCATGGAAGTACTTCACTTTCATATCTATCTATGAATTATTTATGATATCATGGTGAAAACAATCTTGAGAGTTTGACGAAACTGAAAGCATCCAAGTATGCTAACTTCAATCTGTTCTTCCATTTTAGATATTTAtataaatgatttcatgaccAGGTTCTCGTGAAATTAAAGTCTATATGCATTTAAGTTAAAACAATCGCAAATTTTGATACGGTCAATAATAGCTATTGATTCAATTTTGATACGGACAGCTAATAGGTTTAGATTCAATATCTGAAGCTCCATACTGAAACCAACTAGagtttgatatttatataaatgatttcatgaccAGGTTCTCGTGAAATCACTTTCAAATCCAAAGAGGAATCTGAGATATAAAGTCTATATGCATTTAACTTAAAATAACCGCAGATTTCGATACGGTCAATAATAGCTTTTGATTCAATTTTGATATGGACAACGAATAGCTTAGATATTTAtataaatgatttcatgaccAGGTTCTCGTGAAATCATTTTCAAATCCAAAGAGGATTCTGAGATATAAAGTCTATATGCATTTTAAGTTAAAACACCGCAAATTTTGATAAGGTGAATAATAGCTTTTGATTCCATTTTGATATGGACAATGAATAGCTTTAGATTCAATATCTGAAGCTCCGTACTGAAACCAACTAGAGTTTGAAGACCATACCCGTGGGGCCAGAACTTGAGATCATCTTCTGAAGGTTTGAGCAGCAAGTCAATGAAAGATTTTCCTTGTGGGTCATATGAGTCTAAAGATGGAGGGTCATCCTCAATGGTCCAGATTTTGTTTCTTGCGAATCCAAGTTGCTCAAGTGCACCACCATTTCCATACTGCAGAATAATTTAGATAGCCATACAAAATGTTGGACAGTACTCAGTGCAAGTAATTCAAGAAGATAGATAGAATTGCACATTCAAAGGTACCTGTGGAAAGCAAACAGAGATTCCTCCTCGTGTTGCTTTTGGAGACTTGAAGATGCTCTAAAACATAAGAGCAAAATTAGAATAAGAAACAGAATCAGCTTTCACACTTGTTCAATTACAAATACGGCTTTTGAAAAGCGCATAACATTGCGAGTAAGAAATAGATGATGCAACTTATATGTATCAAATTGAAATTGTAGGACAAAGCACCCTAATGAGTCAACTTTGCACATTTTTGCTGAGTCTTGTCTACAACATTAGAGAAACCTCTAATTCCAACCGTTACACCAGAGACAAGTGATAAGAACTTAAAGGGAACttgataaaatttaaaaagaaaatagaacttaaAGAAAGAGCTCCAATCTTAGAATCTTTAGATCTCCATTGCTAGCCAAAATACTAGTTTTACTCATAAGAATTAACTGCTAGTAAAATGGAAAACCCCACCTTACTGCTGTTGAATAGGAGCTCTTCCCCTCGTTCATTCCGCCAAGAAGTAACTTGTCCTCCTTGCAAGCTAACCTGAATTAAAGGAAATTGTCATAACCATGGGGGTTGGTGGGGGTTAAAAGTCTGCTAATCGGGGATACCATTCTAAGCAAAAGCAGTTAATAATAACATTAAAGACCATGTAATTGACTGGAGATCTAAAAGACCATTTCTTCATAAGTGATCTAACAGATGCTTTTAGAATCATAAAATCATTAGATCTAATTAAAGTAAGAGGAGTTTACGGAATCTAACCCGCGCAGAGGCGCCCTGAGGGTTCCGAAGCACAACCTGATCAATCCCATTCCAATCTTTTGTTACTTCAATTGCTGCTGTATGATCCCAAACTGCTGCATAATGCCCCATTTGCAAAGCACTTTTGCCCTAAAACTGCTGCCAACAATGAATGGACAAATGGCTCCTATATATTGGGAGTTTTTTGACTATCTTAAACAAAATCCTTCCTGGATTCTTGTAATCTAGTGAACCCAAAATATAAATAGCCTTCTATAATCTGCTTTTTCTATCCTGAACCTTATCAAAACCTCTCACATTCAATGTACATTTACTCAAATCAGACTTTCTTTTATCAGCAAATCAAACTTCAAATAGCAACATCAGCTTCTCAAGCTACCTCAAGAAACCAACAAAATGGGACATTTGGCAACTGCATAGAAGTACTCAACATCCTAGCTAAATTCACGGTGAGGGCATGTGATATTTTTACCTAAGACAAAACAAAAGTAAATCTTATAAGTTAATGGATTAACAAACAtacaaaaatggaaaattttactttaataaCTAACTTCTATTAGTTCTAACATAGACCACAAAATTCTCAAAACAAGATAAAATCCCAAGTTTCAAAACTCTCAAAAGatttattaaatcaagaaaccatttgtaaaaataaaaaaaataaaaaaaataaaaaaaataaaaaagtgaaaatgtacCTAATATTTCCAGATATTACCAACTGAGGCATCAAACTTCCAAATAAAGAAAACCCCATTTCAaggaagcaagaaaatatgaataaaataaaggaaaaacatAAAGATCTAGACTTCATTCAATGCACAGAGAGGGGAATGGAGTGTAATGCAAACAAGCAGGGAAGAAGAAGTTAACAGTGCATTAATTAACAGCAATTAAGACttaatagtagaataataaaggTATAAAACCTGGCCATATAGCAGGCAAAACATGGAAACATGGAAAGAGCTCAAGTATAATACTGCATTAAGAATTAATGGGGTGAAGCAAAAATTGaatctttctatattttctgACTGGGAGATAGGAAGAGGTACAAGTTGATGTACAAATGAGGTCAAGATTTAGAAATAAAAAGGGAGGGATTTTCATGGACTGACAATTCAATTTTCATTTATCATCTGAGGCTtggaaaatataaaagaaatgtaaaaaaaaagaagttaaattAATTAGATAAATGCATGAGAGCTGAGGTGTATTTGAGTTACCTCAGGTGGGAAGGGGGGACAGTGAGAGCTGGCAATTAGCAAACTTGAAAGGACTCCACTTGGAACAATCAACGTTATTTAAGGGGACTCGTTTGcacacgatttttttttttaaaaaattatattttcaaaagattatttgattaattattttcAAGGAAAATGCATATCCTGTTGTAAAAACAATTCTTAAGGAGAAAAGGATTTAGCTTGCGGCGTGTCAAAGATATTATctttgaaaaaaacaaaattcataaacacaaGGAATAATATTGTTAGACATATCTCTTAAAATTCAACAAACTCTTCTAATAAATAACTGAGAACAGAAACaacaaatttcaagaaagaaaatcaACTTTCTGAGAAACTTATATCGATTTGTGTTAACCaaatagtgtatatataggtgttTCCCCAACGGCTAGTAACGGATAACTTGACTGCATTAaatatagataaaataattcACTAAATAATATAGgtgtaaaaaaatatattagaaAAAGATATTTACAAATCAATGACGGACATTCCCTTTGAGATAACACGATTTTTTTCAACATATCCAAAAGCACATCCTatctttcaaatattttttcaacTCAACTACAAGTACTATCATTTCCCCCCTCAAATATTACTCAAtttatgtccaaacgcctacttatatatatgcttGCTTAACTTGATTTTTTGCTTAACCATGATTAATTAACATAAACGGTATATGCACTAGTTCCAAGTCCTCCATATGTCttaatttatcaaaaaaaagaagaagtcatATTTCCTGATTTATAAACACTTTAGTTTTAAACTAGTTTTAGGGTAAGCTTTTCCAAGATACTGTTAATGAGGGATGCTTTGTGTATTGGGCtgtcttttttctattttagcTTTAAACATCTCATTTTATCTTTAGCAAAATGATTTACaactataaatatatttatgacttgttttaaatcataaatttcaagagactttctttattttttgaagtACGTGCTCAATTAACACCACCACGTAAACTAGAGCAGAGGAGCGATATTTTTCCCTAGTACTCGAGTTGTCCCAATGAAAATGACATGGTTAAAATTTAGAGAGTGAACGATTTTTTTAATTACGATTTTTAGAATTTATTTCCGcaaaaaatatgatttataatatttttaatgtACACATTATTcccaaaaaagttttaaaatgttttctttctttctttcaatcttAATTGTAACTAAAGGTAATTTATTGATCATATCCTTATTTTAACATTGCCCTCTAATCTCAAGGAAAAGAGATAGACTCGGACAGGAATCCCCTCTTCTCGTCATCAATTGAGAAAAAATGTATAAAGAGATTATAATTTGTCGAAGCTAATGCAGATTTGACTAATAATAGAACACAATGAATATATTCAAAGAACCATATACGTGTTATCAACTTGTCAGATTAAGATTTAAGGTGTGTTTGgaaaatgtattttattttttcatatttaattggtcaaaatattttgaaaaatactttctCTAGAAAGCTAAGTTAACgacttccctaataaaagtaagaaaaaataagttttataaGTGACATTTCAAGTTCATTATCTTCTCAACACCTCCAATGTTGCTACTACCCGACCCCCAAGCCCCGACTCCCCAACCCACCCTCACAGTATTTTTTGGATTATACATAAGCACTTTtgggataaaaaaaatttaacttaccttttttttttttttttttt encodes:
- the LOC132063818 gene encoding putative glucose-6-phosphate 1-epimerase, with the protein product MGHYAAVWDHTAAIEVTKDWNGIDQVVLRNPQGASARVSLQGGQVTSWRNERGEELLFNSSKSIFKSPKATRGGISVCFPQYGNGGALEQLGFARNKIWTIEDDPPSLDSYDPQGKSFIDLLLKPSEDDLKFWPHGFEFRLRVTLASDGSLSLISRIRNINGKQFSFSFAYHTYFSVSDISEIRIEGLETLDYLDNLCQKERFTEQGDAITFESEIDRVYLSSPNRIAVLDHERKRTYLIRKEGLPDTVVWNPWEKKAKAMADFGDEEYKQMLCVDGASIEKPITLKPGEEWTGRVELVVVPSSFCDL